The Saccharopolyspora gloriosae genome window below encodes:
- the rpoZ gene encoding DNA-directed RNA polymerase subunit omega has product MTTPNALAALNTRSSLTSPEGITNPPIDDLLEQVSSKYALAIYAAKRARQINDYYAQLGEGLLEYVGPLVEPGPREKPLSIALREIHSGVLEHTEGE; this is encoded by the coding sequence GTGACCACGCCCAACGCGCTCGCCGCCCTCAACACCCGGTCCTCGCTGACCTCGCCGGAGGGCATCACCAACCCGCCGATCGACGACCTGCTGGAGCAGGTCAGCTCGAAGTACGCGCTGGCGATCTACGCGGCCAAGCGCGCCCGGCAGATCAACGACTACTACGCCCAGCTCGGCGAAGGCCTGCTGGAGTACGTCGGACCGCTGGTGGAGCCGGGCCCGCGGGAGAAGCCGCTGTCCATCGCGCTGCGCGAGATCCACTCCGGCGTTCTCGAGCACACCGAAGGCGAGTGA
- the mihF gene encoding integration host factor, actinobacterial type, translating to MALPQLTEEQRAAALEKAAAARRARAELKERLKRGGTSLAEVLDTADNDEVLGKMKVSALLEALPGVGKVRAQQIMERLEIANSRRLRGLGERQRKALLTEFAAE from the coding sequence GTGGCCCTTCCCCAGCTGACCGAGGAGCAGCGGGCAGCAGCTTTGGAAAAGGCGGCTGCCGCCCGTCGCGCCCGAGCCGAGCTCAAAGAGCGCCTCAAGCGCGGTGGAACCAGCCTGGCAGAGGTCCTGGACACCGCCGACAACGACGAGGTCTTGGGCAAGATGAAGGTGTCCGCGCTGCTTGAGGCCCTTCCCGGCGTGGGCAAGGTCCGCGCACAGCAGATCATGGAGCGGCTGGAGATCGCTAACAGCCGCCGGCTCCGCGGGCTGGGTGAGCGTCAGCGCAAGGCGCTGCTCACCGAGTTCGCCGCCGAGTGA
- the gmk gene encoding guanylate kinase, translating to MIDTRTGVEPGSVRQDGPRLTVVSGPSGVGKSSVLNELREQAPEIYFSVSVTTRRPRAGEVDGAHYHFVGVAEFERMVAAGELLEHARYAGNYYGTPRGPVEHALAAGRDAVLEIELQGARQVRESMPEARLVMLLPPSWEELVQRLTGRGTEDPEVVEARLQTAREELAAEPEFDDTVVNADVRSATSELIRLVTGRRV from the coding sequence GTGATCGACACCCGTACCGGTGTCGAGCCGGGGTCGGTCCGTCAGGACGGGCCCCGGCTCACCGTCGTTTCCGGGCCTTCCGGCGTCGGGAAGTCCAGCGTGCTGAACGAGCTGCGCGAGCAGGCACCGGAGATCTACTTCAGCGTTTCGGTGACCACCAGGCGCCCCCGCGCGGGCGAGGTGGACGGCGCGCACTACCACTTCGTCGGCGTCGCCGAGTTCGAGCGGATGGTCGCCGCGGGCGAACTCCTCGAGCACGCGCGGTACGCGGGCAACTACTACGGCACGCCCCGCGGGCCCGTCGAGCACGCGCTCGCCGCCGGCCGCGACGCCGTGCTGGAGATCGAACTGCAGGGCGCCCGGCAGGTGCGCGAGTCGATGCCCGAGGCGCGGCTCGTGATGCTGCTGCCGCCGTCCTGGGAGGAGCTCGTGCAGCGGCTCACCGGGCGCGGCACCGAAGATCCCGAGGTCGTCGAGGCCCGCTTGCAGACCGCGCGGGAAGAGCTCGCCGCCGAACCGGAGTTCGACGACACCGTGGTCAACGCCGATGTGCGGTCCGCGACCAGCGAATTGATACGATTGGTGACCGGTCGCCGGGTCTGA